From a region of the Actinomycetes bacterium genome:
- a CDS encoding S8 family serine peptidase encodes MTDPIKSYGQLGASYRPRRRRWKRTSIGISIAVAGLLLAPLSALATGSAAAAAEDKRPLPGDQLATEQPVNEEQDYIVQLKRSASVKKMVKTTDVSRTDVSDKLQGKAFKGAVVNLSPAVAAELESSNKVKQVVPDGTAYAVGVPAEADTSRVANSWGIDRSDQYLGTDGNYNPPSEGDSVHVFIIDTGIDLDHPEFAGRMGAGYDVITPGGDADDCQGHGTHVAGTVGSTEFGMAVNTVLHPVRALDCAGSGSWSGIIDAMNWVAANAPERSIANMSLGGGKNEAINAAVANLVASGVPTAVAAGNSGADARNYSPASAPSAITVGATDSTDKETYFSNYGPALDLYAPGSAIKATAVGALGGQSLSGTSMASPHVAGALAVYWGTNPQATATEVTAAMLEQGSQSVVKYPWGQAGSPDSLVNVQYEVGPPLAPGKPNPKVGDREIQLTWAAPASSGGSPISGYRVDYRPDGGEWTTAAANTGDSTSQFTVGGLTNGTTYTFRVAAHNSNGMSGYSAVSAPATPVAPGIRDVAGTLTTQDGIALGDASVTATAVDGSLTSVATTAADGSFALQAATHVNTDVAVTHADFAVEGGAVFTPQDSSFALTMPREHRVTVLVVDKEGEAARNAQVDAAGPFTWPVSGLVGVKVTGWLPGRIGGVTDSVGRVPISAFGPLPYNKTIAKVTAQVSPQTTQHTDVLGRTITGSDPYRRVALAVLPYLPTMESTTGGKTAAGSAAVVSVRTASGAPLAGAKLLLVPVLRGDSEVQAREGGIVATAKSGTKGQAVFDTTGLAPGTYRVIAKNLTMRTLDIRVEAPAAAAPVQPPTAPAPVDQAAPPADSTSPGGAKPDRGGSAPVAATMKKVANGGKLKAMFDSGVRTKFKVQKLNKGKWKTIGGKRATNKKGKVVINLPKGKYRLKILGDQVSYTEVVRLRR; translated from the coding sequence ATGACTGATCCGATCAAATCCTACGGTCAGCTAGGTGCCAGCTATCGGCCCAGGCGTCGCCGCTGGAAGCGAACCAGCATCGGAATCAGCATTGCGGTCGCAGGACTGCTGCTGGCCCCACTGAGTGCCTTGGCAACTGGGAGCGCCGCAGCGGCGGCCGAGGATAAGCGGCCACTTCCCGGCGATCAGTTAGCAACCGAACAACCGGTCAACGAGGAGCAGGACTACATCGTGCAACTGAAGCGTTCGGCTTCAGTCAAGAAGATGGTTAAAACAACCGATGTCAGTCGGACAGACGTTTCGGACAAACTGCAAGGTAAGGCCTTTAAAGGAGCGGTGGTCAATCTCAGCCCTGCTGTGGCAGCCGAACTGGAAAGTAGCAACAAGGTGAAGCAGGTCGTGCCTGATGGCACTGCCTATGCAGTCGGGGTACCGGCCGAAGCTGATACCTCGCGGGTGGCCAACTCGTGGGGAATCGATCGCAGCGATCAGTATCTGGGCACTGACGGCAACTACAACCCGCCGAGTGAGGGGGACTCGGTACACGTATTCATCATTGATACCGGTATCGACTTGGATCACCCGGAGTTTGCTGGTCGGATGGGTGCTGGCTATGACGTGATCACCCCAGGTGGTGACGCAGATGATTGTCAGGGTCACGGCACGCATGTAGCCGGCACCGTGGGCTCCACCGAGTTTGGTATGGCCGTCAACACCGTTCTGCATCCGGTGCGGGCGCTGGACTGTGCCGGATCCGGGTCTTGGTCAGGAATCATCGATGCGATGAATTGGGTGGCGGCCAACGCCCCGGAAAGATCCATTGCCAATATGAGTCTCGGCGGTGGCAAGAACGAAGCTATCAATGCTGCGGTCGCGAATTTGGTGGCATCGGGAGTTCCGACTGCGGTGGCAGCAGGCAACTCTGGTGCGGATGCCCGCAACTATTCACCAGCCAGCGCTCCGAGCGCGATTACGGTGGGGGCCACCGACTCGACTGATAAGGAAACCTACTTCTCTAACTATGGCCCGGCCCTTGATCTTTACGCTCCCGGATCAGCCATCAAGGCAACCGCGGTTGGGGCCCTCGGCGGTCAGTCGCTCAGTGGCACCTCCATGGCCAGCCCACATGTTGCCGGTGCATTGGCGGTGTACTGGGGAACGAATCCACAGGCGACCGCCACCGAAGTGACTGCGGCGATGCTCGAGCAAGGCAGCCAGAGTGTCGTGAAGTACCCGTGGGGTCAGGCAGGTTCGCCCGACAGTCTCGTGAATGTGCAGTACGAGGTTGGTCCGCCGTTGGCACCGGGAAAGCCGAACCCGAAGGTCGGTGATCGAGAGATACAGCTGACCTGGGCGGCGCCGGCAAGTTCCGGTGGCAGTCCCATCTCCGGCTATCGCGTCGACTACCGACCGGACGGCGGCGAGTGGACCACGGCCGCCGCAAACACCGGCGATAGCACTTCGCAGTTCACCGTTGGTGGCCTGACCAACGGGACCACGTACACCTTCCGGGTGGCAGCTCACAACAGCAACGGCATGTCGGGCTACTCCGCCGTCTCGGCCCCAGCAACTCCGGTAGCCCCAGGCATTCGAGATGTGGCCGGGACGTTGACTACGCAAGACGGGATTGCGCTCGGTGATGCCAGCGTGACTGCGACCGCAGTTGACGGCAGCCTTACCTCGGTCGCCACAACAGCCGCCGACGGTTCATTTGCGCTGCAGGCAGCAACTCACGTGAATACCGACGTGGCGGTTACTCATGCTGACTTCGCGGTGGAGGGCGGTGCGGTCTTCACGCCGCAGGACAGTTCGTTCGCCCTGACGATGCCACGCGAGCATCGAGTCACTGTCCTGGTGGTCGATAAGGAAGGCGAGGCTGCTCGGAATGCCCAGGTCGATGCTGCTGGCCCATTCACCTGGCCGGTCTCGGGCTTGGTTGGGGTGAAGGTCACTGGCTGGTTGCCAGGGCGCATCGGCGGAGTCACCGACTCCGTGGGACGAGTCCCCATTTCGGCATTTGGCCCGTTGCCCTACAACAAGACCATCGCCAAGGTGACCGCACAGGTGTCGCCCCAGACGACCCAGCACACTGACGTGTTAGGTCGCACCATCACCGGTAGCGACCCTTATCGACGAGTGGCCCTGGCGGTACTTCCCTATCTGCCGACGATGGAATCGACCACCGGCGGCAAGACCGCTGCGGGTTCCGCAGCGGTGGTATCGGTGAGAACCGCAAGTGGAGCACCCCTGGCAGGTGCGAAGCTGTTGCTGGTGCCGGTGCTCCGTGGCGACTCTGAGGTGCAGGCTCGAGAGGGTGGGATAGTGGCAACCGCCAAGAGTGGTACCAAAGGCCAGGCAGTCTTCGACACAACTGGACTGGCGCCAGGTACCTACCGGGTGATTGCTAAGAACCTGACAATGCGCACGCTCGATATCCGAGTTGAAGCGCCGGCAGCGGCAGCACCGGTTCAACCACCGACTGCCCCGGCCCCAGTTGACCAGGCGGCCCCGCCAGCGGATTCGACTTCACCTGGTGGTGCCAAGCCAGATCGTGGTGGGTCCGCTCCAGTTGCCGCCACGATGAAGAAGGTCGCCAATGGTGGCAAGTTGAAGGCAATGTTCGACTCCGGGGTCCGCACCAAGTTCAAAGTGCAGAAGTTGAACAAGGGCAAGTGGAAGACGATCGGCGGGAAACGCGCGACGAACAAGAAAGGCAAAGTCGTCATCAACCTGCCCAAAGGCAAGTATCGCCTGAAAATCCTCGGCGACCAGGTCAGCTACACCGAGGTGGTGCGGTTGCGCCGGTGA
- the bioD gene encoding dethiobiotin synthase: MTIRVVTGTSTGVGKTVITAAMAATAAAAGQTVAVVKPAQTGLGPNESGDIAHVAELAGIEDLYELQRFPDPLAPEAAARIRELPTLSRQQIVSAIAALAEEFDLVLVEGAGGLLVRFDEHGTTLADIAEDLASDHDTEVVVVADPALGTLNHTALTVEALQQRKLHLAGVVLGSWPLEPDLACQTNLVDLQSVVGAPISGAMLAGAGELNRENFLAAAESSLSPAFGGRFDEADFAVTFQTRRTS, from the coding sequence GTGACCATCCGAGTAGTAACCGGGACAAGCACCGGAGTCGGCAAAACGGTTATCACCGCGGCCATGGCTGCCACCGCAGCCGCCGCCGGACAAACTGTGGCCGTAGTGAAGCCGGCGCAAACTGGGCTCGGTCCTAATGAATCTGGCGACATCGCACACGTTGCCGAACTGGCGGGGATCGAGGATCTCTATGAGTTGCAGCGTTTCCCCGATCCGTTGGCGCCTGAGGCCGCCGCGCGCATCCGAGAGCTGCCCACGCTATCCCGCCAGCAAATCGTTTCGGCGATCGCGGCATTGGCGGAAGAGTTCGATCTGGTCTTGGTCGAGGGTGCTGGCGGCCTGCTGGTGCGCTTCGACGAGCACGGCACCACCTTGGCCGATATCGCCGAGGATCTAGCCAGTGATCACGACACCGAGGTCGTGGTGGTGGCGGATCCAGCCTTGGGAACGCTGAACCACACCGCACTAACGGTCGAGGCCCTGCAGCAACGCAAACTGCACCTCGCAGGCGTTGTTTTGGGCTCTTGGCCGTTAGAACCGGACCTCGCCTGTCAAACAAACCTAGTGGACCTGCAGTCCGTCGTCGGTGCGCCCATTAGCGGTGCGATGTTGGCGGGCGCCGGGGAACTAAATCGGGAGAATTTCCTTGCCGCGGCCGAATCTTCGCTGTCCCCTGCGTTCGGGGGCCGGTTCGATGAGGCAGACTTCGCTGTGACGTTCCAAACTCGGAGGACCTCGTGA
- a CDS encoding nitroreductase family deazaflavin-dependent oxidoreductase, which translates to MPFPQRVTRFNRDVVNPRMRHLARIAPYLGVVHHVGRKSDRNYATPVMVFRAHGNWLFALTYGSQVDWARNVVAASGCSLEHRGATFPLADPVLIRDPGMRSEVPLFVRPVLASTGVDEFLLLTRRI; encoded by the coding sequence GTGCCGTTTCCGCAGCGGGTCACCCGCTTCAATCGCGATGTGGTGAACCCCCGCATGCGACATCTGGCCCGCATCGCTCCCTATTTGGGTGTGGTCCACCATGTGGGCCGCAAGTCCGACCGCAACTACGCCACGCCGGTCATGGTGTTCCGCGCGCACGGCAACTGGTTATTCGCCCTAACCTATGGCAGTCAAGTGGATTGGGCCCGCAACGTCGTCGCAGCCAGTGGCTGTTCCCTGGAGCACCGGGGCGCTACTTTTCCGCTGGCTGATCCGGTCCTGATCCGAGATCCAGGTATGCGCAGCGAGGTGCCACTGTTCGTGCGCCCTGTCCTGGCGAGCACTGGCGTGGACGAGTTCCTACTGCTGACCCGCCGCATCTAG
- a CDS encoding 8-amino-7-oxononanoate synthase has protein sequence MTQFADWLHQQAQQRRDAGTHRHLQPRSANQDVLDLASNDYLGLARHPQVVAAAADAAATWGAGATGSRLVTGSTELHADLETDLAQFTDYEASVTFSSGYLANLGTVSALAGPDCLVVSDQWNHASLIDACRLSRSPVAVVPHADPAAVAAALADRQQPRALLVTDAVFSVDGDLAPLTDLHRTARSNGAVLVVDEAHSLGVVGDGGCGATAAAGLAGEPDVVATATLSKALGSQGGAVLASTPVINQLVNAARPFIFDTALAPAAVAAARESLRQLRRDPGLPKRALTVAAELHELLIDLDWSAPAPDAAVVSAYTESPQAATTAAETCREHGVQVGCFRPPSVPDDRSRLRLTARADLNAADLHRTAAALVAARKAVASRSALDHPSPPSPSSPDTAERNPQ, from the coding sequence ATGACCCAATTCGCTGACTGGCTGCATCAGCAGGCGCAGCAGCGTCGTGATGCTGGCACTCATCGGCACCTCCAGCCGCGGTCAGCGAACCAGGACGTCCTGGATTTAGCGTCCAATGACTACCTAGGATTGGCACGTCATCCGCAGGTAGTGGCGGCTGCCGCTGATGCCGCTGCCACCTGGGGAGCCGGCGCCACTGGCTCCCGATTGGTCACTGGTTCCACCGAACTGCACGCGGATCTAGAAACCGATCTGGCACAGTTCACTGACTACGAAGCCAGCGTCACTTTCAGCTCCGGTTACCTGGCCAACCTGGGGACAGTGAGTGCACTGGCCGGGCCAGACTGTCTCGTCGTTTCTGATCAGTGGAATCACGCCTCGCTGATTGATGCCTGTCGGCTGTCTCGGTCCCCGGTAGCGGTGGTACCGCATGCTGACCCGGCAGCCGTAGCGGCGGCCCTCGCTGACCGCCAGCAGCCGCGGGCGCTGCTCGTCACCGATGCAGTATTCAGTGTTGACGGGGACCTCGCACCCCTTACCGACCTGCACCGAACCGCGCGCAGCAATGGTGCGGTACTGGTGGTGGATGAGGCGCATAGTTTGGGTGTGGTCGGTGACGGCGGCTGCGGGGCGACCGCTGCCGCAGGTCTAGCGGGTGAACCCGACGTGGTAGCCACCGCAACCCTGTCGAAGGCGTTGGGAAGCCAGGGTGGCGCAGTGCTGGCATCGACGCCGGTCATCAATCAGTTGGTGAACGCGGCTCGCCCGTTCATTTTCGACACTGCCTTGGCCCCGGCGGCAGTGGCGGCTGCTCGCGAGTCGCTGCGGCAGTTGCGGCGAGACCCGGGACTGCCCAAGCGAGCGCTCACGGTCGCCGCCGAACTCCACGAGTTGCTGATCGATCTGGACTGGTCCGCACCGGCACCCGATGCAGCGGTGGTATCCGCGTATACCGAGAGCCCCCAGGCGGCAACTACCGCTGCGGAGACGTGCCGGGAGCATGGTGTGCAGGTCGGTTGTTTCCGACCACCTTCGGTGCCCGATGATCGATCCCGACTGCGCTTAACTGCCCGGGCTGATCTGAACGCCGCTGACCTACACCGCACTGCCGCTGCTCTGGTTGCGGCCCGGAAGGCGGTAGCCAGCCGATCCGCGCTAGATCACCCCAGCCCACCTTCACCTTCATCCCCAGACACCGCAGAGAGGAACCCGCAGTGA
- the bioB gene encoding biotin synthase BioB → MSNPRASDADRSTSSDSDILAVARQQVLDEGRGLTEEQIFEVLQLPDDRLTELMELAHDVRMRWCGPEVEVEGIVSLKTGGCPEDCHFCSQSGTFSSPVRSVWLDIPGLVQAAKETAATGASEFCIVAAVRGPDDKLMAQLREGVAAIHAAVDINVAASLGILTPEQVADMVDMGIHRYNHNLEAAASYFPEVVTTHTWEERMDTLRMVRDSGMEVCCGGIVGMGESVAQRAELAAQLATIDPHEVPLNFFNPRPGTPFGDLPVMEAPDALRTIGAFRLALPRTILRFAGGREITLGDLGTRDGLLGGINAVIVGNYLTTLGRPATDDIELLADLRMPVKALSQTL, encoded by the coding sequence ATCTCAAACCCACGCGCTAGCGATGCGGACCGCAGCACCAGTAGCGACAGCGACATTCTCGCCGTCGCGCGTCAGCAAGTCCTCGACGAGGGTCGCGGCCTAACCGAGGAACAGATTTTCGAGGTCTTGCAGTTACCCGATGACCGGCTCACTGAACTGATGGAACTTGCCCACGACGTGCGGATGCGCTGGTGTGGCCCCGAGGTCGAGGTTGAAGGCATCGTCTCGCTGAAGACTGGTGGTTGCCCAGAAGACTGCCACTTCTGCTCGCAGTCGGGCACGTTCTCCTCACCGGTTCGCTCGGTGTGGCTGGACATCCCGGGCCTAGTCCAGGCCGCCAAGGAGACCGCCGCCACCGGAGCCAGCGAGTTTTGCATCGTGGCCGCTGTGCGCGGTCCAGACGACAAACTGATGGCACAGTTGCGGGAAGGTGTAGCGGCGATTCATGCAGCGGTCGACATCAACGTGGCCGCTTCCCTGGGCATCCTGACTCCTGAGCAGGTCGCCGACATGGTGGACATGGGGATCCACCGCTACAACCACAACCTGGAGGCAGCAGCATCGTACTTCCCGGAGGTAGTGACTACCCACACCTGGGAAGAGCGGATGGACACCTTGCGCATGGTGCGCGACTCCGGCATGGAGGTGTGTTGCGGCGGTATCGTGGGTATGGGCGAAAGCGTCGCGCAGCGCGCGGAACTAGCCGCGCAACTGGCGACTATCGACCCGCACGAGGTACCACTGAACTTCTTCAACCCGCGGCCGGGAACACCCTTTGGTGATCTGCCCGTGATGGAGGCCCCTGATGCGCTGCGCACGATTGGTGCTTTCCGGCTAGCGTTGCCGCGGACTATCTTGCGGTTCGCTGGTGGCCGGGAAATCACCCTCGGCGATCTCGGTACCCGCGACGGCCTGCTCGGCGGTATCAACGCGGTCATCGTAGGTAACTACCTGACCACGCTGGGGCGGCCAGCGACGGACGACATCGAGTTGCTCGCCGACCTGCGGATGCCGGTCAAGGCACTGTCACAGACGCTGTGA
- a CDS encoding NAD(P)-binding domain-containing protein, whose amino-acid sequence MTTIGFIGSGNIGSTVARLAVAAGYDVIMSNSRGPETLADLVTDLGPQATAGTTAEAAASDLVVVTIPLGRVASVPAAELAGRVVIDTMNYYPGRDGEMPELAGGDMSSSELVQQYLADSQVVKAFNNIFFQHLAELARPAGAADRSALPIAGNDEVAKRLVTEFLDRIGYDVADMGPLTESWRSQPDTPVYGTVYAADPTNWGAGPSPAGVAAVTAAAAAATR is encoded by the coding sequence ATGACGACCATTGGATTCATCGGCAGCGGAAATATTGGTAGTACAGTTGCTCGCCTCGCGGTAGCGGCTGGATACGACGTGATCATGAGCAATAGTCGTGGACCGGAGACTTTGGCTGATCTAGTCACCGATCTTGGCCCACAGGCCACCGCCGGAACAACGGCGGAGGCAGCAGCGTCCGACCTGGTCGTGGTGACTATCCCACTGGGCCGCGTAGCGAGCGTGCCCGCTGCCGAGTTGGCCGGTCGAGTGGTCATCGACACGATGAATTACTACCCCGGCCGAGATGGTGAGATGCCGGAACTAGCGGGAGGCGATATGTCTTCGTCTGAGTTGGTTCAGCAATACCTCGCCGATTCGCAGGTGGTTAAAGCGTTCAACAACATCTTCTTCCAACATCTTGCGGAACTGGCACGCCCGGCTGGTGCAGCTGATCGCAGTGCGCTACCCATCGCTGGCAATGACGAGGTAGCCAAACGGCTGGTGACGGAGTTCCTGGACCGGATCGGCTATGACGTGGCAGATATGGGTCCGCTGACGGAAAGTTGGCGCAGCCAGCCTGACACCCCGGTATACGGGACGGTGTACGCGGCCGATCCAACAAACTGGGGAGCAGGCCCATCGCCCGCGGGGGTGGCCGCGGTGACGGCCGCAGCTGCCGCCGCTACCCGCTGA
- the bioA gene encoding adenosylmethionine--8-amino-7-oxononanoate transaminase, translating into MSGQSSDITANLIKRDSAAVWHPFTQQSLWAEDDPIVVDRAEGMYFWDTDGNRYLDGVSSLWVNVHGHRVPEIDDAIKRQLDRLDHTTFLGLTHAPGIELAERLIDTAPMGLTRVFYAGDGSSAVEAALKMAYQAHIQRGEQRPLYLHIAEGYHGDTLGSVSVGGIDLFHDKYRPLLLSTQMVSSPGLLEPGQTRAERATAVIAELREKLAEHGDQISALVIEPMVQGAGGMLTHDVSFVRGARELCDEFGVLLICDEVATGIGRTGKMWAVEHAGIRPDMITCGKGVTGGYLPLSAVLVAEPVYDAFLGSATSGRTFYHGHSYTANPLSCAAAIANLDLMAQRNTVAHAAAVGEQLAKQLAPLLTVPGVREIRQIGTMTGIEVDPVTERTGFAICQHARRNGVWVRPLGDVVVLMPPLAIEEADLNLLTTTVTDAITTVLA; encoded by the coding sequence ATGTCCGGGCAGTCCAGCGACATCACCGCTAATCTCATCAAACGCGACTCGGCTGCGGTCTGGCATCCGTTCACCCAACAATCACTGTGGGCCGAGGATGACCCGATTGTGGTGGATCGCGCCGAGGGAATGTACTTCTGGGACACCGATGGTAACCGCTACCTCGATGGCGTCTCTTCGTTGTGGGTCAACGTGCACGGCCATCGGGTTCCCGAGATCGACGACGCCATTAAGCGTCAACTAGATCGGCTGGATCACACCACTTTCCTCGGTCTCACCCATGCCCCCGGAATTGAACTCGCTGAGCGGCTAATCGATACCGCTCCTATGGGGCTGACCCGAGTTTTCTATGCCGGGGATGGTTCCAGTGCCGTTGAAGCCGCCTTGAAGATGGCCTACCAGGCCCACATCCAGCGAGGTGAGCAACGACCGCTCTACCTACACATAGCTGAGGGGTACCACGGCGACACCTTAGGATCGGTGAGTGTCGGCGGAATTGACCTCTTCCACGACAAGTACCGCCCCCTCCTGCTGTCCACCCAGATGGTGTCATCGCCGGGCTTGTTGGAGCCGGGGCAGACTCGTGCCGAGCGGGCCACAGCGGTGATCGCGGAGTTGCGGGAGAAGTTGGCTGAACATGGCGATCAGATCTCCGCACTGGTGATTGAACCTATGGTGCAGGGCGCGGGCGGCATGCTCACTCACGACGTGTCGTTTGTCCGTGGCGCGCGTGAACTGTGTGACGAGTTCGGTGTGCTGCTCATCTGCGATGAGGTAGCCACCGGCATCGGTCGCACTGGGAAAATGTGGGCTGTGGAGCACGCCGGTATCCGCCCCGACATGATCACGTGCGGCAAGGGCGTGACCGGCGGCTACCTGCCACTGTCAGCAGTACTCGTTGCGGAACCGGTGTACGACGCCTTCCTTGGCTCTGCAACCTCTGGACGAACGTTTTATCACGGGCATTCCTACACCGCGAACCCACTGTCCTGCGCCGCGGCAATCGCGAACCTGGACTTGATGGCACAACGAAATACCGTCGCCCACGCAGCGGCCGTCGGCGAACAACTGGCCAAACAACTAGCACCGTTGCTCACCGTCCCAGGAGTCCGGGAGATTCGTCAGATCGGCACCATGACCGGTATCGAGGTAGATCCGGTCACTGAACGCACGGGCTTTGCCATTTGCCAGCACGCTCGCCGCAACGGTGTCTGGGTGCGTCCACTGGGTGACGTCGTGGTGCTGATGCCACCGCTCGCCATCGAAGAAGCAGACCTGAACCTGCTAACCACCACCGTGACGGATGCGATCACCACGGTGCTGGCATGA
- a CDS encoding alpha/beta hydrolase: MALLVGLLPAVAGSANAADEQGTMVWTDCPKEQAPTQQCATLDVPLDYDRPGRGTVTLAVVRVPATGSDPIGSLFFNPGGPGGSGVAALAYEAGQMSAEIQQQYNVVSWDPRGIGETTPTLKSCDSPFPVLPATGKVNWTKALDRTSKQLRKANRACQRKNSSFIDYLGTRNVVRDLEQLRAAVGDQKLTYHGASYGTRIGYTYAVMFPKKVRAMVLDGNINPSGSYANLSASAVGPDLALDFVKKYAPDVFRDFKRGDRILRDEAITVAPGVKFTRWDYREMTTKLLAKNVQISQIPFLAQKVKVAAAGGDGSQAAKETLAGLIPTSNSNAGGPFSVVNCLDYADRPGERLQANAVTDAASQGPLGGQLALSYAPGCVGLDLQPEPVPDMSRGRLRDKVADIPVVISNATKDVYTPKFWAKQMKKAFKTQTFIQRYGTQHVIWGGDDSCVSQPIDSYVLTGQLPFPRTCAWPGVLPTPAA, from the coding sequence GTGGCGTTGCTGGTCGGCCTGCTGCCTGCTGTGGCCGGATCGGCCAATGCGGCGGACGAGCAAGGCACAATGGTCTGGACCGACTGCCCCAAGGAGCAGGCACCCACCCAGCAATGCGCCACGCTGGACGTGCCGTTGGACTATGATCGGCCCGGCCGCGGCACGGTAACCCTGGCGGTCGTCAGGGTCCCTGCGACCGGATCTGATCCGATTGGATCGCTGTTCTTCAACCCGGGTGGGCCAGGTGGTTCGGGAGTGGCGGCATTGGCCTATGAAGCAGGTCAGATGTCAGCGGAGATCCAGCAGCAGTACAACGTTGTATCTTGGGATCCGCGCGGGATCGGGGAGACCACACCGACGCTGAAGTCGTGTGACAGTCCATTTCCAGTGTTGCCAGCTACCGGCAAAGTGAACTGGACTAAGGCGTTGGATCGAACCAGTAAGCAACTCCGCAAAGCCAACCGAGCCTGTCAGCGGAAGAATTCTTCTTTCATCGACTATCTGGGGACGCGCAATGTGGTGCGCGATCTCGAACAGCTGCGCGCAGCAGTGGGAGACCAAAAACTGACGTATCACGGCGCCAGTTATGGCACCCGGATCGGCTATACCTACGCAGTTATGTTTCCCAAAAAAGTGCGAGCCATGGTCCTAGACGGCAACATCAACCCGTCGGGCAGCTACGCCAACTTGTCAGCGAGCGCTGTCGGCCCCGACTTGGCGTTGGACTTCGTGAAGAAATACGCGCCGGACGTGTTCCGAGATTTCAAGCGCGGCGATCGCATCTTGCGCGACGAAGCCATCACCGTGGCACCCGGGGTCAAGTTCACTCGCTGGGATTACCGTGAAATGACGACGAAACTGCTGGCAAAGAATGTCCAGATCAGTCAGATTCCGTTTCTGGCCCAAAAGGTGAAGGTGGCAGCTGCCGGTGGCGACGGCAGCCAGGCTGCCAAAGAGACGCTGGCGGGGCTGATTCCCACCAGTAACTCCAATGCCGGCGGTCCGTTTTCAGTGGTCAACTGCTTGGACTACGCCGATCGGCCGGGTGAGAGGCTGCAAGCCAACGCGGTCACAGATGCGGCATCACAAGGCCCCCTGGGTGGACAACTGGCGCTTAGCTACGCCCCTGGTTGTGTCGGACTGGATCTGCAACCTGAACCAGTGCCGGACATGTCCCGCGGTCGGTTGCGAGACAAGGTTGCCGATATTCCGGTGGTGATCTCCAACGCCACCAAAGACGTTTACACCCCCAAGTTTTGGGCCAAGCAGATGAAGAAGGCATTCAAAACGCAGACGTTTATCCAGCGGTATGGGACCCAGCATGTGATTTGGGGTGGCGACGATAGCTGCGTCAGCCAGCCGATTGATTCTTACGTGTTGACCGGCCAATTGCCATTCCCACGCACCTGCGCCTGGCCGGGAGTACTGCCCACGCCAGCGGCCTAG